The window AGCGGGGTGGTGCGGGTTCGGCGCGACTCGCACGCGGTGGCCGCACCCCGTTCCGACGACGTTCCAGGCGACGGGCGTGACAAAACCCATGGCCGGGTGGAGGGGATGTCCACACCACACTAGGTCACCCGAGAGGGGCGTCCGTGCAAACGCTCGATCCCACCACCCTCGACCTCGACGCGATCGAGGAAGACAGGCTCGCGCGAGGAATCACGCTGAGCCTGCTGATTCCGGCCAGGGGGCCGGAATCCGCGAAAACCCTGGGCAACATGATCGCGCAGATCCGGGATCGATGGATGCGGGACCGGCATGCCGTCGACGAGATCGGCGTGATCGTCGACCCGACCTCCGACGGTGACGAGCACGGCCTGGTAGACATCGCCGAGGACGCCGGCGCCAGCTGGGCGGTGCGCGGCGAGAGCGTGCTCGCGGCGCACGCGGGCGCGGAGGCGCCGTCGCTGGGCGGCAAGGCCGGAGCCATGCGCAGCCTCGCCTATCTCGCCTTCGGCAACCGGCTGATCTTCCACGACTCCGATCTGGAGAACTACGATCCCAACACGGTCGGCCGGCTCGCGGCGGCGGTCACCGCCGACGAGGGCCTGATGTTCGTCAACGGCAGCTCGCCCCGGCTCACCGGGAGCGGCCAGCCAGGCGGGCGCACCACCGAGATGCTGCGCTCGCTCTACTCGAAGCAGCTCTCCGGCCACGTCCCGGCCGTCACCACGACCTACCAGCCCCTGATCGGCGAGTTCGTGCTCGACGCGGACGTCTTCGCCGCGCTGGCGTTCTCCCGGGGCTACGGCGTGGAGACGTCGGTGAAGGTCCTGGCCCTGGATCTGCTGGCGCCGGAGGAATGCGCCCAGGTGGAGCTGCCGATCAAGTACCAGGTCGGCCAGCACTACCTCGACCTGGTCAAGCAGTTCCACGAGATCAGTTTCACCGTCGACGTACTGGAGGCGTACTTCCAACGCCGCCGGGTCGACCCGCGCGTGACGGTCTGCGAGATCGCGGACGACTACGACCTGCTGTTCCCGGGCCGGCAGTACGCGCTGCACCGGCCGTCGGGCTACGACCAGGCCGACTTCATGCCGCGCCTCGGTTTCTACCCGCCGCTGGCGAGCACGCCCGCCTACCAGGCGCGGCTGCCCGAGATCATGACCGCGCGGCGCGCGGCGCTCGACGCGCTCGGCCGCAAGATGCGCACCTCGGCCTAGAGGGCCAAAGGGCGTGCGAAAATGATCTTCTTTCGCACGCCCGGAGGCCGTTGTCCCGGATCACCAATAGGGGTTACCGAGCCGGATAGGCGGCGGGCTGGCTGGTGGGGGTCGAACTGCCCACCAGCCAGCCCGCCGGGGAAGGCGCGGCGGTCGTTGCCATGCTGACCGGGTGTCGGTAGCCGATGCGGATGATGACGTCCAGCATCTGCTGGTCGAACAGGTCGTCGAAGTGGCCGAGCGCCGGTGGCAGGTGGCCGAAGAGCTCCAGCGACAGGAACCCATGCAGCTGGGTCCAGACGATCAGGCAACCGGCGAGGCCCGCGGGAGAGATCGGGGCGCTCTCCTCCACCCCCCAGTCGATCAGCCGTGACCGCAGCTCCGGCTCGAGCTGCTCGTCGAGGTGGGAGGGGTCGACGGCGCCGCTGGCCATCTGTTCGCTCATGCACCGGAACAGCACCGCGGTGCCGCGGTGCATCTCGTCGCCGCAGCGCCCGGACTTGTCCAGCTCCAGGGTGCTCGGCCCGAACAGCAGCGCGTACTCCGGCTTGTTCGCATGTGCCCAGTCGCGGTACGCCCTCGCCAGCAGCAGCCAGCGCCTGGCCTGGTCCGGCTCGCCGACGCCGGCCTCGAAGGCCGCCTCGAGCGTGTCCGCGAGCGAGCCGAACGCGTCCGCGCACAGCTCGCCGATCAGCACGTCGTGGCTGTCGAAGTATCGATACAGCGCCGACGGTGTCATTCCCATCGCCCTGGCCACGCCGCGCAGCGAGACCGCCGCTACCCCGCCCTGCGCGACCTGGTCGCGAGCGGCCTGCTTGATCTCCGCGATCGTCGCCGCGCGCAGCCGCTCGCGCCGCGGTGCCAGTGGGTTCATCGGGGCCATCTTTCCAGCTTCCAGCCGAGATCGGCCACCGCGACGGACCGAGGGCGGTCGCGCGGCAAGCGTTCTTGCCGGCATTTGCTCTTGACAGCATTCGCGCTAGAGAACACTGTTCTCTCTTGAGACTATAGCTCGCAGGAGGCAACGGTGTTCTCGCGTCTCGCCGGGGCAGTCACTGGACGGCCCCGCATCGTCCTGGTCGCCACGTTGGTCTTCGTGCTCGGGGCGGGCGTGCTCGGCGTCGGTGCCTTCGGCAAGCTGCTGACCGGCGGCTTCGACGACCCGAAGTCCGACTCGTCCCGCGCCGCCGACATCGTCGACACCCAGTTCGGCGGTGCTCCCAACCTCGTCCTGCTGGTCACCGCGCGGTCGGGCACCGTCGACGACCCGGCCGTCGCCGCCGCCGGCCGGTCGCTGACCGCACAGCTCGGCAAGGAGCCGGGTGTACGCGGCGCCGCCTCCTACTGGACGGGCGCCGGCCCGGCGCTGCGCTCGGACGACTCGCGCGCGGCGCTGGTCGTCGCCTCGGTGGACGACGACCACTCGGATGACGTCGTCGAGAAGTACGAGGACGCCGTCGACCCGTCCGGCCCGGTCACCGTGCGACCGGGCGGCGCAGCGGGCGTCAACAGGGACATCGGCGTCACCGTGAGCGCCGACCTCGCCACCGCCGAGTCGTTCGCGATCCCGATCACGCTCGTCCTGCTGGTCCTCGCGTTCGCCGGCGTCGTCGCCGCACTGCTCCCGCTGGGCGTCGGTCTGATCGGGATCCTCGGCGGGTTCGCCGCGCTGTCCGTGATCGCCGAGGCGACCGACGTCTCGATCTTCGCGGTCAACCTGGCGACGTCGTTGGGGCTCGGCCTCGGCATCGACTACGCGCTGCTCACGGTGAGCCGTTTCCGCGAGGAGCTGGCCACCGGTAAGGACAGCCGCGCCGCCGCGGTCGCGACCGTCCAGACCGCCGGGCGCACCATCCTCTTCAGCGGTGCCACCGTGATCGTCGCGCTCGCCGTGATGCTGGTCTTCCCGCCGTTCTTCCTGAAGTCGATGGCGTACGCGGGAATCGCCGTCACCCTGGTCACGATGCTCACCGCCGTGGTGGCACTGCCGGCCGTCCTGCTGCTGCTCGGGGAGCGGGTCAACGCGCTGCGGGTGGGCGGCCTGATCAGCCTGTTCCGGCGTCGCCGCGCCGCCCGGCAGAGCATGGCTTCCACGCCCACGGCCGCCGCGGCCGCCGGCCCGCCGCGGGAGGCCACCGAGTCGCCGTTCTGGCGGGCCGTCGCGACCCAGGTGATGCGCCGGCCGCTGCTGACCGGGCTGCCGGTGGTCGCGTTGCTCCTGCTGCTCGCCGCGCCGCTGCTGCACGTCAGCTTCGGCACACCGGACGACCGGGTGCTCAGCGGTGACAGGTCGAGCCGGTCGGTCGGCGACGTGCTGCGGGACGACTTCGGCTCCAACATCAGCGGCGCGCTCGACGTCGTCGTCAACGGCCCGACCACGACCGACACGCTCGCCGGCTATGCCACCTCGCTGTCCAGGCTGCCGGGCGTCGGCCGGGTCGACAGCGCGGCCGGGGAGTTCCGCGACGGCGCGCTGACGACGCCGGCCGGCCCCGCCTCGGCCCGTTTCGCCTCGGCCGACGGCACCTTCCTGCAGGTGGTCCCGTCGATCGACCCGATGTCCGGCGCCGGTCAGGACCTGGTCCGCGCGGCCCGCGCGCTGCCGGTGCCGGCGAACACCGAGGTCCTCGTCGGCGGGCAGCCGGCCTACCTCGTCGACGGCAAGCACGTGATCAGCGCGAAGCTCCCGCTCGCCATCGGCCTGATCGCGCTCGCGACGTTCGTGCTGCTGTTCCTGTTCACCGGGAGCGTGATCCTCCCGCTGAAGGCCATCGTGCTCAACGGGCTGGTGCTCGGCGCGGTCCTCGGCGTCTCGGTCTGGATCTTCCAGGACGGGCACCTCGCCGGGCTGTTCGGCTTCACGCCCGGCCCGTTGGACACGTCGATGCCGGTGCTGCTGTTCTGCATCGCGTTCGGCCTGTCGATGGACTACGAGGTCTTCCTGCTCTCCCGCATCAAGGAGCAGCACGACGCGGGCGTGCCCAACACCGAGGCCGTCGCCACCGGCCTCGCCCGCACCGGTCGGATCGTCACGACCGCCGCGGTGCTGCTCGCCGTCACCTTCGCCGCGTTCGCGACCGGCTCGGTGCGGTTCATGCAGATGTTCGGCCTGGGTACGGCGCTGGCGATCCTGCTCGACGCGAGCCTGGTGCGCGGCGTCCTCGTACCTGCCTTCATGCGGGTCGCGGGCGACCTCAACTGGTGGGCGCCGGCGCCGCTTCGCTGGCTGCACGCCCGTATCGGCCTCAGCGAGGGCACCCCGGCGCC of the Pseudofrankia saprophytica genome contains:
- a CDS encoding TetR/AcrR family transcriptional regulator; translated protein: MNPLAPRRERLRAATIAEIKQAARDQVAQGGVAAVSLRGVARAMGMTPSALYRYFDSHDVLIGELCADAFGSLADTLEAAFEAGVGEPDQARRWLLLARAYRDWAHANKPEYALLFGPSTLELDKSGRCGDEMHRGTAVLFRCMSEQMASGAVDPSHLDEQLEPELRSRLIDWGVEESAPISPAGLAGCLIVWTQLHGFLSLELFGHLPPALGHFDDLFDQQMLDVIIRIGYRHPVSMATTAAPSPAGWLVGSSTPTSQPAAYPAR
- a CDS encoding MMPL family transporter produces the protein MFSRLAGAVTGRPRIVLVATLVFVLGAGVLGVGAFGKLLTGGFDDPKSDSSRAADIVDTQFGGAPNLVLLVTARSGTVDDPAVAAAGRSLTAQLGKEPGVRGAASYWTGAGPALRSDDSRAALVVASVDDDHSDDVVEKYEDAVDPSGPVTVRPGGAAGVNRDIGVTVSADLATAESFAIPITLVLLVLAFAGVVAALLPLGVGLIGILGGFAALSVIAEATDVSIFAVNLATSLGLGLGIDYALLTVSRFREELATGKDSRAAAVATVQTAGRTILFSGATVIVALAVMLVFPPFFLKSMAYAGIAVTLVTMLTAVVALPAVLLLLGERVNALRVGGLISLFRRRRAARQSMASTPTAAAAAGPPREATESPFWRAVATQVMRRPLLTGLPVVALLLLLAAPLLHVSFGTPDDRVLSGDRSSRSVGDVLRDDFGSNISGALDVVVNGPTTTDTLAGYATSLSRLPGVGRVDSAAGEFRDGALTTPAGPASARFASADGTFLQVVPSIDPMSGAGQDLVRAARALPVPANTEVLVGGQPAYLVDGKHVISAKLPLAIGLIALATFVLLFLFTGSVILPLKAIVLNGLVLGAVLGVSVWIFQDGHLAGLFGFTPGPLDTSMPVLLFCIAFGLSMDYEVFLLSRIKEQHDAGVPNTEAVATGLARTGRIVTTAAVLLAVTFAAFATGSVRFMQMFGLGTALAILLDASLVRGVLVPAFMRVAGDLNWWAPAPLRWLHARIGLSEGTPAPAPAEAGVPTMAEIPRPGGEPEGRASSAASASRS